AAAAAAAATCTCCGGATCAGGGAATCCGGAGCAATCGTGAAATTCGGGTATAAGATCGAAGATCTGCTATGAAAAAAGAAATCAACGTTCTCGAGTACACAAACGAAATTATCAACGCCGTTAAGAGTGGAGTACTATTGACGGCATCCGCCGACGGTAAAGCAAACACGATGAGCATCTCGTGGGGCTCGGTCGGCATCGAATGGAACCGAGTCCTCTTTACAACATTCGTGCGAACGAGCCGTTATACTTTTGAATTCCTCGAAAAAAACGGTGAATTTACCATAAGTATTCCGCGAGAAAGCTCCCCAAAAAAACTCATCGCCCAGTGCGGGTCCAACAGCGGTCGCGACATAGACAAGGCAAAGGAGTTCGGTTTCAGCTATGTAGACGGAGAAACAGTGAGCGTTCCTGCCGTCAAGGAATATCCGCTCGTACTTGAATGCAAGGTGGTCTACAAACAGTTACAGGACGAAAAGGCAATCTTTCCCGATGATCTTGAGAAATTCTACCCGAAGAGTAGCAATGGTAAACGAGACATCCACATGGCATATACCGCAGAAATCACAAAAGCATATATTCTGGAATAGATTCTCTGCAAGCCACCAAGCGAAAGAATTCTTAGTGATATATAGTTATTTGATGTGCGTAATCACTTTTTTCCATTTTTGACATTTTCTGCCATTTTATTTTACTATTTTCCCAAATATGAAGCAAGATGCCAAACCTTTTATTAAGTGGGTGGGCGGGAAAACTCAACTTTTGGAGGAAATCCGCAAATATTACCCATCGCATATAGAAAAATACTGTGAACCATTCGTGGGTGGTGGTGCAGTTCTTTTCGACGTACTATCTAAGGCTCTTCCGAATGAAGTGTTAATTAATGACATTAATGCAGAACTCATTAACACATACAAGCAGATAAAAGAAAATTGTTCAGGGATGATTGATGAACTAGCAAAAATGCAAGAGAAATATTGGAGTTCCTCCCCTGAAGACAATAAATCCCTTTATTTCGAGAAGAGAGACCGCTTTAACACACTAAAAGTTAATGGAAATAAAAAAGAGAATCTTGAAAAAGCAGTACTTTTTATATTTCTTAACAAAACATGCTTCAACGGTTTATTCCGCGTTAATTCAAAAGGATTATTCAACGTTCCGTTCAATAATGCGAAGAGACCTCTTCTTTGTGATGAAGAAAACCTGAAGGCCTGTTCAACACTTCTAAAAAATGTTAAAATGACTGTTGGCAGTTATAGTCAATGCAACGATTTTATAGATAATAAAACATTCGTATATTTAGATCCTCCATATAGGCCTTTAACACAAACTGCGGCATTTACATCATACAATGAAAACGCTTTTGGTGATAAAGAACAAATCAAACTAGCCAAATTCATTGAAGAGATTTCGAATAGAAAAGCTATCGTTGTTACAAGTAATTCCGACCCAAAAAACATTTGTGAAGAAGATACATTTTTTGACAACCTCTATAAAAAATTCACAATCAAGCGAGTTTCAGCATCTAGAATGATTAATTCTAACGCAAAAAAACGTGGAGCAATAAACGAGCTACTAATTAGTAATGTAGCAGAATGTTCTAGGAGTGTCTATGGTTAAACGAAATTTCACTAAATGGTTGGAGACTTTTCGTGAAAGTATTGCAACTTATTCATACTATGTTGATTTCAACAAAGTATTCCGAAATGTAGACTCAATAAAAATTGAGCTAAACATTTTGAATTCATTAATTGGCTCAAAAAACATCAAGCAGGATTTTGAGTCGATTCTTGCTAAATATCCAGAAGTAATTAAATGCATTCCCATTCTTTTGGCAGTCCGTAGTACAGAAATCCCTATAAGCGATGAAAACGGAATGTTTGTTTATGAATTTGGCGGCATGATATATGACATTGCTGCTTATTCAGAATTTATGGAAAAATCCGGATTATTCGATTTAATGCAAAATCATTTGATTGGCAATCTAGTTGATTATGTAACAGGAGTTGAAACTGGTTTAGATTCTAATGGTCGCAAAAATCGTGGCGGTCATTTAATGGAGGACCTTGTAGAAGTATTCATTAGGAGAGCGGGATTTATAAAGGATAAGAACTATTTTAAAGAGATGTATATTTCAGACATTTCGAAGAAATGGAATATAAATTTATCCGCCATATCAAACCAAGGAAAAATGGAAAAGCGGTTCGATTTCGTAGTAAAGACAGGGGAAAAGATTTACGCCATTGAAACAAATTTCTATGGCAGCAGTGGTTCTAAATTAAATGAGACCGCAAGAAGCTATAAGACGATTGCGAACGAAGCCAAGACGATTCCAAATTTTGAATTTGTTTGGTTTACAGACGGTCTAGGCTGGGGTTCCGCAAAAAATAATTTGGAAGAAACTTTTGATGTACTGGAGCATATCTACTGCATTCATGATATAGAAAATGGAATAATGAAGGAGATTTTTAGATGACAACCTCAACTATGGACAATGCTTATAATACAAATTATTATCATGACGGATCTCTCTTTCAGTTAAGACCAGCAAAAAAAGCTATAAAGACATTTGTTTTGTCTAATGGCATAATTGTAGCAATGTTTCAAGGAAATCGTGGCGCGCATCCTGAATTAGATTTTGTCGTAAAAATACTTCGCAAAGGCAAAGATCAAAGACCGGAACCACCAATTCACACATATTGGGTAGTTGATTTAATGATTAAATCGCACATTTACCCAAATGAAATTAAAGAGGTTCTTAACTATTATATTGATTTTTATGACAAATGCAGACCTTTTGATACAGTTGAAGAACGAAATGCATATGAACCGCAATCGTTATCTTATATAATGGAAAAATTTGGTAATTTGAATGCTTTTCACACTTTGCCGATGGATTATATCGCGCTTGTTATTGAATTATTCTGTTTATGCGAGAAGCGAAACGAAGGTGCATATATGTTTAGAAATATTTTGCATATACTAAAAGATTATGTTGACGGAACTGCGGATTATATGAACGTGATAAAAGCTTCAATGCCATTAAATCGGTAAGTAATAAATTTGTTCGTAACAATGCTTAAGGCCTTCTATAAATCAAAAAAGCATGATTTCAATCTTGTTAAGGGGGATTGCATCAAGGTTCTTTCTGAACTTGATTTCCAATTTGATATGATTTTTGCAGATCCACCTTATTTTCTATCTAATGGAGGAATCTCTGTTCAAAGTGGAAAGCAAGTCAGTGTGAATAAAGGGGATTGGGATAAATCACAAGGATTTGAAAAAGATAACGAATTTAATCGCCGGTGGCTATCAGCATGCCGAGAACATTTAAAAGAAAACGGAACAATCTGGATCTCCGGCACATATCATAATATTTTCTCTGTCGCCCAGATGTTAAATGAATTAAATTTTAGAATTCTCAACTGCATCACTTGGGCAAAGACTAATCCGCCACCTAATCTAAGTTGCAAGTTCTTCACTCATTCTACCGAATTCATTCTGTGGGCAAGAAAAAACAAGAAGACTCCGCACTACTATAATTACGAGTTAATGAAGCAAATTAATGGCGGGACGCAAATGCGCGATGTATGGCAGATGCCAGCCATTGGACGCTGGGAAAAAACTTGTGGTAAACACCCTACGCAAAAGCCTTTGCCGCTTTTGGCCCGCATAATACAAGCATCTACAAAAGAAAATGCGTGGATTCTTGACCCGTTCTGCGGAAGCTCTACTACAGGAATTGCAGCAAATCTTTTAAATAGACGTTTTCTAGGTATAGACCAAGAATTACAATTCCTTAATATGTCAAAAAAACGCCGCAAAGAGATAGACAACGCCGTTATTCGTACAAACTTTCGCGAACGCATTTGTAAAGCAGCAAATGCAGAGCTACAACAAATTTTAGAACTGCACGAAAATACGCTCTATTACGGGGTCGATTTGCCCTTAAAATAACACAAAAGAAATGAAAATAAGCGCTATCCCTCCTGCTCTCCGGAGGTTTTTTCCTTAGCCTGTTCCTTTTCTTCCTTAATTTGTTTGTGAATCTCTTTCAGGATAAACGGTGAAAGAATCACGATGGCGACACCTACCGTGACGAAGGAATCCGCGACGTTGAACGTCGGGAAGCGCGTCATGATAAAGTCGGGCAAGTCGCAGTCGATAAAGTCCACGACCATCTGGAGGCGCATGCGGTCAATGAAGTTGCCAATCGCACCGCCGAGAATCATCACCACGCCAAGGCGGCTCATCCAGTCGCGCTTGTCGATATTTTTGTAGAACCAGCCCATCACTACGACGGCGACAAGCGATATCAATATAAAGAATACGGTCGGCGAAAGGAACGGCATCAGGTCTTGCGGGCGGCTGCTGAACGCGGCACCCTTGTTGAACACCAGCTGAAAGCGCAGGAATTCGCCGAGGATGTTTATCACGTCATGGTTCGGCGCGCCGGTCTCGTTCGTGAACCGGGCAAGCGCCCACAGTTTCGTGAGCTGGTCTGCCACAATGCTAAAAACGATTACGGCAATATGGAACGGCCATTTGTTGTAGAACTTCATACGTTGCCTTATACTCTTAATTTCACAGGGAGATCCTTCGACTTCGTGCTACGCACTCCGCTCAGGATGACATCACCCCTTTTTTCAATTGCAAATAGGTTTTCTCAATCCAGCGGTCGGAATAGAAATGCATCGACGTGGACTTCACGATGCGCTTCACCGTATCGCGGGTAATCTTCATCTTCTTGTCGGCGGCAAACAGGCCCGAGCCGTCGCCGATAAGCTTCATGTTCTCTGCTGCCATAAAGAGCGGCCACAGGCAGAAGAGTCGGGTACGCATCTTCACGTTCGGCACGAGCTTCGTGTACGCGATGGCATCGTCCAGGTGCCCCCACGCCTTCTTCACGAGTTCTTCCATCACGGCGGCACGGCGTGCCTCGAAATCGGCCCGCACCTCGTCCGCTACCCCTACCGGCAGGTTGAACATGTCGTAGGAATGCTCGAAGCCGTGGCGGCGGCAGATTTCCTCGGGCACAAAGCACACCCTGCGGGTCGAATCCTCCATGCAGTCCTTCACGATGTTCGCCACCTGGAGCGCAAGCCCGAAACTCACGTCAAGTTTTTGCATCTCGGCCTTGCGCGCATCGCCAATCAGGCAGGTATCGGCCGCAAACAGATTCGTGAGCAGCTTCCCGACAATGCCCGCAACGTAATAGCAGTACTCGTCCAGGTCGGCGATACTCTCGAGCGTAAACCAGCCGGAAGAGAGCGCGGCCTCCTGCCTAAGCGCAAACTTCGCCATGCCATGGCACATCTCGATAGTCACGGCGCGCACCGGGGCGGCATAGACCTCGGGCAGTTCCTTCAGGAGCGGCACTACCACGTGCGTATGCAGGCACAGGTTCATGTACGGGTGATCGGACTTGCGCCAGTTTTCGGGCAGGGCATCCTCGAACGCGGCAATCGCCCCATCGGGCAAATCGGCGGTCCTAAAAATGTCGGCGAATTTCCCGAGCAGCACCTCCTTCTCGGAGGCCTTCATGTCGGGGTCGTCTTCCACCGTATCGGCTATGCGCAGGTACAGGTACGCAAGCAGGATGCTCCTGTGGAGCCGTCCCTTGAGCACATTGATATTGAGCGCGAACGTACGCGAAACGTGCAGCAGGATTTCCTCGGCGTAAAGCCACGCCTTCTTGCCTTCGAGCACATCCTCGCCCATTCCAAGTGAATCAAGTATATTCGCCATTTTCTAGTTACTAGTTATTAGTTGTTAGTCATTAGTTATTAGTTGAAGTCAGGCGGCATTACCGCAAAAAAAAACTAATGACCATTGACTAATGACCTTGTACATAAAGTTATAAAATCCTAATCACCCTTTTGTCCGTCACCCTTCGACATTCGCGCCAAAACTAGTACATCGTCTCGGCGTAGACATCGGGCGGAATCTTCTTCGTCTTCGCCATCGCCCTCACGTACTTCCAAAAACGCCTGTGTTCCTGCGCGTGGCGGAGCTTCTTGTTGTAACTCCAGATAGTACGGTTGTGGATATCGGGCTCGCTCATGAACGTGCCCTTGCTTTCCGTCTCGTAGCGCACCTTGCGGTATTCCAAGAAATATGCGGAGGTGAACATCGCGGCAATCCTGCCCATCGCAATACTGTAGAGCACTGCGGCCAGAATCATCGCCGGGGCAATCGCCACAAGGCCGTAGACCGGCTCGCAAATGCCGAACCTGCGGAACAGCCAGCATACGCTCACCGAGAGCGCGACCGAGGCAACGAGCGAGAACACGAAATTCAGCAGGCGAAGTTTCGCCTTACGGGAATGGATTTCGGCGGACGAGCCCGAGACATACGCCCATCTTTGCCCCTTCTTGACCATCTTATGCATAAAAAGCGGGTACGAGAAACGCCAGAACCAAAAATAGAGAGCCACCCACAGCAAAAGGGGCAGCCATATCACGTAATCAAGTTTATCAAGGTATTCCATACGGGCTCAAATATAGAAATTTCGGCAAAAAACAAGGCCCAAAACAGGCTGGCAGAGAACCGGGCCAAAACCGCCGGCGCGTGCCAAAGCAGCCTGTTAGTTTGTACAAAATACCGTCTTTCGGGGAGCTTCCAGGCCCGGAAGGTGGGTTGAGCAGCCCACCGCACGCCGGAATTCATAACTTACGGTGTATCAAGGACTTACGGTGCCGGTTCGACCTCGAAAAAGGCCTTTTTCAGGGTCACCTCGCTAGACTTATCAACATCAAAGCATATTTTTTATAAATTTAGAGTCCAACTGTTGATAGATTTTCGTGTCCCGGAAACTGCCGGACAAGGGATAGAACGCGTTATGCAAGTCGAATGGGAAAGATGTCTGAACTACCTGCGCGGAATGCTCTCCGATTCCGTCTATAAGACTTATTTCGCCCAGACCAAGATGGTAAACCAGACCACCGGTCACGCCGTCATTTCGGTGCAGCCCGGACTGGATACTAAGGTCTATGCCGCCTACAAGGAACTCATCAAGCTCGGCTGGAAAGAGGCCACGCACAGCGAGACCCCCATGGAATTCGAGTTCCAGCCGCAGGAAGTTGCCCCGAAGGCAAATACCGAGACCGACAACAGCTTCAGGGATTTCCTCAAGCCGAGCGTGCCTCTCTCCCCCAGTTTCCGCTTCGAGAATTTTGTGCCCGGCGACAAGGCGCAGCTCGCGTTCAATGCGGCAATCGCTGTCGCAAAGAATCCCGACGGCACGCAGTACAACCCGCTGTTCATCTACGGTTCCTCGGGCCTCGGCAAGACTCACCTGCTGCAGGCCATCGGCAACTACGTGCTCGAAGAAGACCCGAACAAGCGTGTGTGCTACCTTACCAGCGAAGACTTTTCGCAGCAGTACATGAAGTGCCTGCGCGACGGTCGCGTGACCGAGATGAGCGACTTCTACCGTAACGAAGTCGACATCCTCCTCATCGACGATATCCAGAACTGGACCGGCAAATACGAGACGCAGAACGAGTTCTTCCTCATATTCAACGCGCTGCACCAGGCCGGCAAGCAGATCGTGCTTACCTCCGATGCGCCCGCGGGCGAAGTGAAGAACCTCTCCGACCGCCTCGTGAGCCGCTTCTCCTGGGGCCTTACTGTGGACATCCAGCCGCCCGACGTGGAAACCCGCGAAGCCATTCTCCACAAGAAGGCCGAAGAACGCCACCTCGAGATTAGCGACGAGGTGCTGCACTTCCTCGCCGAAAAGATTGCAAGCAACGTGCGCTGCCTCGAAAGCGCCATCATCAAGCTCACGCTGCAGTCGAGCCTGATGAACCACGATATCGACATGAGCATCGCGCAGAAGGTCGCAGCAGAAATCGCCCCGACTCTCCGCCGCCGCGTAAGCCTCGATGCCGTTCTCCACACGGTATCGCAGCACTACGAGGTTCCCGAGGCCAAACTCACAGAACCCGGCCGCGGCACCAAGGAAATTTCCAAGGCCCGCCAAGTCGCGATGTACCTCATGCGCGAATGTTCCTCCATCAGCCTGCAGAGCATCGGCTCTCGCTTCGGCGGCAAGGACCACTCCACCGTGGTTCACGCCATCAAGAGCGTCAAGAAGGAAATGGAGACGGACGCCGCATTCGCACGCCTTATCGAAGGCCTCAAGAACGCCATCCACGACTAATTTTTATATTTGACATACCCATTGACGACCCGGGAAAACATCCCGACAGCCGCTAGACGAGAACGGATAAACCTCCGGCTTAAAAGGCATAAAAAGGCAATACGATGGACATCAAGATTCTGCAGCAGCCCGACGATGTGACATGCGGGCCAACAAGCCTCCAGGCGGTCTACAACCACCTCGGCTACAAGATTTCTTTAAAGCAGCTCATTTCTGAAATTGAATTTTTGGAAGACGGCGGAACGCTCGGCGTGTTCCTCGGCATCGATGCCCTGAAGCGCGGGTTCAAGGTCACGCTACATTCGTACAACCTCACGCTCCTGGACCCCACGTGGAGCACTCTCAGCATGCCGGAACTGAAGGCGAAGCTGGAACTTTTGCACAAGGCAAAACACGCTCCCAAGCTCCGCAAGGCCATCGAGGCGTACATCCGCTTTATCGATTTGGGCGGAACCGTTGCTTTTTCCGACCTGCGCGTCGCCATGTTCGAAAAATACTTCAAGAAGGGCGTACCCGTGCTCTGCGGGCTTTCGGCCACCTACCTGTACCGCAGCATGCGCGAGTTCACCGGCAAAGACGACAAGTCCGTATTCGACGACATTCACGGCGAGCCCATGGGGCATTTCGTCGTGGTGTACGGCATCGACGAAAAGAAACAGTTCATGGTGGCCGACCCCGACGGCACCAATCCGTTGCACAAGACGCCTTACTACAAGGTGGACAAGTTCCGCCTGCTCCACAGCATACTGCTCGGCGTCATGACCTACGACGGCAACGTGCTTGTTATAGAGAATAAGAAATAGGATCATGAAAAAGTTAATCGTTGTAAACAATCCCAAGCACTGGAAGTTACACGTTCCGGGCATAGACATCATCTCGGCGCAGGACTACCTGATTTCGAGCAAGTACACGAACGAGCGCAACCTGCGCGTATTCAACCTCTGCCGCGATTACAGTTACCAGAGCAAGGGCTACTACGTGTCGCTTTTGGCCGAGGCCCGCGGGCACAAGGTTATCCCGGGCGTCAAGAACATGCGCGACTTCAAGGCCCCGGCCGTAATCAAGCACATCTCCGACGAAATCGATAACCTGATTCAGAAGAGCCTGCACAAGCTTACCGGCACAGAATTCGTGCTCTCGATTTACTTTGGGCAGAACGTGAGCCCGCAATACCTGGAACTTTCGCAGGAACTCTACCGCCTGTTCCAGGCGCCGCTGCTTCGCGCGAAATTCGTGTTCAAGCAGAAGTGGTTCATCCAGAGCATCCGCCCGATTTGCGTGGACGAGATTCCCGAATCGCACATGGAATTCGTGGACAAGTTTGCGCAGGAATACTTCGAAAAAACCCGCTATGCCTCCAGCAAGGAAGAGGATTACCTGTACGACCTCGCCATCCTCACGAACCCGGATGAAGTGGAGCCGCCGAGCAACGCGGAAGCCATACAGCACTTTGTGAAGGCGGCGGAAGATACGGGATTCCGCGTGGAGATGATTACCCGCAAGGATTACCCGCGAGTGGGCGAATTCGACGCGCTGTTTATCCGCGAGACGACAAACGTGAACCACTACACCTACAGTTTTGCACGCCGTGCACAGTCGCTGGGCATCGCCGTCATCGACGACCCGGACAGCATATTGCGCTGCTCCAACAAGGTGTACCTGCAAGAACTGATGCAGGCGGCAAAAATACACTCACCCAAGACGATTATCGCGCACGCCGAAAACCGCCACACGCTCGCCAAGGAAATCGGGTTCCCGATGGTCATCAAGTCGCCGGATTCGAGTTTTTCGATGGGCGTGAAGAAGGCGACCAACAAGGAAGAACTCGAGCAGATTCTCGACGAGATGTTCGAGCACAGCGACCTGCTTATTGCGCAGGAGTTCACCCCGACGGAATTCGACTGGCGCGTGGGAGTGCTCGACGGCAAGCCGCTTTACGCCTGCAAGTACCACATGGCGAAGGGCCACTGGCAAATCTACAACTGGGAAAGCAATGACAAGCAAAGCGAAGAATTTTCGGGTAAGTGCGAAAGCATCCCTATAGAGATGGTG
The Fibrobacter sp. UWR3 genome window above contains:
- a CDS encoding flavin reductase family protein, with the protein product MKKEINVLEYTNEIINAVKSGVLLTASADGKANTMSISWGSVGIEWNRVLFTTFVRTSRYTFEFLEKNGEFTISIPRESSPKKLIAQCGSNSGRDIDKAKEFGFSYVDGETVSVPAVKEYPLVLECKVVYKQLQDEKAIFPDDLEKFYPKSSNGKRDIHMAYTAEITKAYILE
- a CDS encoding type II restriction endonuclease, translated to MVKRNFTKWLETFRESIATYSYYVDFNKVFRNVDSIKIELNILNSLIGSKNIKQDFESILAKYPEVIKCIPILLAVRSTEIPISDENGMFVYEFGGMIYDIAAYSEFMEKSGLFDLMQNHLIGNLVDYVTGVETGLDSNGRKNRGGHLMEDLVEVFIRRAGFIKDKNYFKEMYISDISKKWNINLSAISNQGKMEKRFDFVVKTGEKIYAIETNFYGSSGSKLNETARSYKTIANEAKTIPNFEFVWFTDGLGWGSAKNNLEETFDVLEHIYCIHDIENGIMKEIFR
- a CDS encoding squalene/phytoene synthase family protein, with the translated sequence MANILDSLGMGEDVLEGKKAWLYAEEILLHVSRTFALNINVLKGRLHRSILLAYLYLRIADTVEDDPDMKASEKEVLLGKFADIFRTADLPDGAIAAFEDALPENWRKSDHPYMNLCLHTHVVVPLLKELPEVYAAPVRAVTIEMCHGMAKFALRQEAALSSGWFTLESIADLDEYCYYVAGIVGKLLTNLFAADTCLIGDARKAEMQKLDVSFGLALQVANIVKDCMEDSTRRVCFVPEEICRRHGFEHSYDMFNLPVGVADEVRADFEARRAAVMEELVKKAWGHLDDAIAYTKLVPNVKMRTRLFCLWPLFMAAENMKLIGDGSGLFAADKKMKITRDTVKRIVKSTSMHFYSDRWIEKTYLQLKKGVMSS
- a CDS encoding RimK family protein, with translation MKKLIVVNNPKHWKLHVPGIDIISAQDYLISSKYTNERNLRVFNLCRDYSYQSKGYYVSLLAEARGHKVIPGVKNMRDFKAPAVIKHISDEIDNLIQKSLHKLTGTEFVLSIYFGQNVSPQYLELSQELYRLFQAPLLRAKFVFKQKWFIQSIRPICVDEIPESHMEFVDKFAQEYFEKTRYASSKEEDYLYDLAILTNPDEVEPPSNAEAIQHFVKAAEDTGFRVEMITRKDYPRVGEFDALFIRETTNVNHYTYSFARRAQSLGIAVIDDPDSILRCSNKVYLQELMQAAKIHSPKTIIAHAENRHTLAKEIGFPMVIKSPDSSFSMGVKKATNKEELEQILDEMFEHSDLLIAQEFTPTEFDWRVGVLDGKPLYACKYHMAKGHWQIYNWESNDKQSEEFSGKCESIPIEMVPHGIVKTALKICSLIGNGLYGVDLKEWHGHPIVIEVNDNPSIDAGIEDGVGKSKVYLAVMRSLRHRIEERMNAAQHKLQMHEKEWF
- a CDS encoding site-specific DNA-methyltransferase — its product is MLKAFYKSKKHDFNLVKGDCIKVLSELDFQFDMIFADPPYFLSNGGISVQSGKQVSVNKGDWDKSQGFEKDNEFNRRWLSACREHLKENGTIWISGTYHNIFSVAQMLNELNFRILNCITWAKTNPPPNLSCKFFTHSTEFILWARKNKKTPHYYNYELMKQINGGTQMRDVWQMPAIGRWEKTCGKHPTQKPLPLLARIIQASTKENAWILDPFCGSSTTGIAANLLNRRFLGIDQELQFLNMSKKRRKEIDNAVIRTNFRERICKAANAELQQILELHENTLYYGVDLPLK
- the lspA gene encoding signal peptidase II; the protein is MKFYNKWPFHIAVIVFSIVADQLTKLWALARFTNETGAPNHDVINILGEFLRFQLVFNKGAAFSSRPQDLMPFLSPTVFFILISLVAVVVMGWFYKNIDKRDWMSRLGVVMILGGAIGNFIDRMRLQMVVDFIDCDLPDFIMTRFPTFNVADSFVTVGVAIVILSPFILKEIHKQIKEEKEQAKEKTSGEQEG
- a CDS encoding peptidase-C39 like family protein — protein: MDIKILQQPDDVTCGPTSLQAVYNHLGYKISLKQLISEIEFLEDGGTLGVFLGIDALKRGFKVTLHSYNLTLLDPTWSTLSMPELKAKLELLHKAKHAPKLRKAIEAYIRFIDLGGTVAFSDLRVAMFEKYFKKGVPVLCGLSATYLYRSMREFTGKDDKSVFDDIHGEPMGHFVVVYGIDEKKQFMVADPDGTNPLHKTPYYKVDKFRLLHSILLGVMTYDGNVLVIENKK
- a CDS encoding DNA adenine methylase, yielding MKQDAKPFIKWVGGKTQLLEEIRKYYPSHIEKYCEPFVGGGAVLFDVLSKALPNEVLINDINAELINTYKQIKENCSGMIDELAKMQEKYWSSSPEDNKSLYFEKRDRFNTLKVNGNKKENLEKAVLFIFLNKTCFNGLFRVNSKGLFNVPFNNAKRPLLCDEENLKACSTLLKNVKMTVGSYSQCNDFIDNKTFVYLDPPYRPLTQTAAFTSYNENAFGDKEQIKLAKFIEEISNRKAIVVTSNSDPKNICEEDTFFDNLYKKFTIKRVSASRMINSNAKKRGAINELLISNVAECSRSVYG
- the dnaA gene encoding chromosomal replication initiator protein DnaA, translating into MQVEWERCLNYLRGMLSDSVYKTYFAQTKMVNQTTGHAVISVQPGLDTKVYAAYKELIKLGWKEATHSETPMEFEFQPQEVAPKANTETDNSFRDFLKPSVPLSPSFRFENFVPGDKAQLAFNAAIAVAKNPDGTQYNPLFIYGSSGLGKTHLLQAIGNYVLEEDPNKRVCYLTSEDFSQQYMKCLRDGRVTEMSDFYRNEVDILLIDDIQNWTGKYETQNEFFLIFNALHQAGKQIVLTSDAPAGEVKNLSDRLVSRFSWGLTVDIQPPDVETREAILHKKAEERHLEISDEVLHFLAEKIASNVRCLESAIIKLTLQSSLMNHDIDMSIAQKVAAEIAPTLRRRVSLDAVLHTVSQHYEVPEAKLTEPGRGTKEISKARQVAMYLMRECSSISLQSIGSRFGGKDHSTVVHAIKSVKKEMETDAAFARLIEGLKNAIHD